In Candidatus Eisenbacteria bacterium, the following are encoded in one genomic region:
- a CDS encoding tetratricopeptide repeat protein — MERPKRRLSRRRILLALYASALLLRLLYLADARSNPFLDALGLDARYYDLRAREILEEGLVGDEAYFMGPLYPHLLALVYGAAGRNLDLVRVLQALIAAFVPVLIYRIGSRLLSPTRAMIAAVAAVFYGPFLFYVGTILYTTLAVTLILWILDRIIRPRGERTGAGLFFTGILFGLAAVGKGNLLFFLPFALAAVALPEKKGGRPDLRAPALLLGGLLVVVGLVTARNRAASGDWVWLTSNGGLNFYIGNGPESSGAYEKPKGLDVDNDPSGKGLLEREVGRSLTPTALSREWSDRAIRWIRENPGAEARLLLRKTVFFFSDVEIPQIESYRFQMRYGGLTRALHIPFGLIAPLALAGIAAFLRRRTWVLVAFLFSYAASIIFFFVLTRYRLPVVPVLLLMSAVTLADAVEAFRRRRYRRLAVLGAWFVPLFLFSNLNFYRISPSTGEAQSHYRLGIIRQSEGDTEGALREYRRSIELDPDYERSRLNLGELLAVTGEREEAERQFREAIRIAPDYAKAYGNLGALLYRTDRREEGRAALERAVALDPEYGRGLLHLAVLALIEGEEDGSSRAKRALEHLAPDDPIRGLAGEFLARLEEVETIARSRKARGLDPFPPPATREAMAAELLRDRRDTAELYDRGARGGDPAALYFRGAALYRAGDLDGARRDFEAALKKAPEMPFLHFAVGVLRHREGRPDLALAEFLEETRLHPGFAPAWKNAALLTARSGDREEARRLAAEYLRRGGEEDPAIRDLMGSS; from the coding sequence ATGGAACGGCCTAAACGTCGCCTGTCGCGCCGCCGCATCCTTCTCGCCCTCTATGCGAGCGCCCTCCTTCTCCGCCTGCTCTACCTGGCCGACGCGCGGAGCAACCCCTTCCTGGACGCCCTCGGGCTGGACGCCCGCTACTACGACCTGCGCGCCCGGGAGATCCTCGAAGAGGGGCTCGTCGGCGACGAGGCCTACTTCATGGGGCCCCTCTACCCCCATCTTCTCGCCCTCGTCTACGGCGCGGCGGGACGAAACCTCGACCTGGTCCGCGTCCTCCAAGCGTTGATCGCCGCCTTCGTGCCGGTTCTGATTTACCGGATCGGTTCGCGGCTCCTCTCGCCCACCCGGGCGATGATCGCGGCGGTCGCGGCCGTTTTCTACGGCCCCTTTTTGTTTTATGTGGGAACTATATTATACACGACGCTGGCGGTCACGCTGATCCTCTGGATCCTGGACCGGATCATCCGCCCCCGCGGGGAGCGGACCGGGGCGGGACTCTTTTTCACGGGGATCCTCTTCGGGCTCGCCGCGGTGGGGAAGGGAAATCTTCTCTTCTTTCTTCCTTTCGCGCTCGCCGCCGTCGCCCTGCCGGAAAAGAAAGGGGGGAGACCGGACCTCCGCGCGCCGGCGCTTCTCCTCGGCGGGCTCCTCGTGGTGGTCGGCCTGGTGACGGCGCGAAACCGGGCGGCGAGCGGCGACTGGGTCTGGCTCACCTCCAACGGCGGCCTGAACTTCTACATCGGCAACGGGCCGGAGTCTTCCGGCGCATACGAGAAGCCGAAGGGGCTCGACGTGGACAACGACCCCTCCGGGAAGGGGCTGCTGGAGAGAGAGGTCGGGCGGTCGCTCACGCCGACCGCCCTCTCCCGCGAGTGGAGCGACCGGGCGATCCGCTGGATCCGGGAAAACCCAGGCGCGGAGGCGCGGCTTCTGCTGCGCAAGACGGTCTTCTTCTTCTCCGACGTGGAGATCCCCCAGATCGAGAGCTACCGTTTTCAGATGCGGTACGGCGGCTTGACGCGGGCGCTGCACATCCCCTTCGGCCTGATCGCCCCCCTCGCCCTCGCGGGGATCGCGGCCTTTCTGCGGCGGCGGACCTGGGTCCTCGTCGCGTTTCTCTTCTCCTACGCCGCGTCGATCATTTTCTTCTTCGTGCTCACCCGTTATCGCCTGCCGGTGGTGCCGGTGCTTCTCCTCATGAGCGCCGTTACCCTCGCCGACGCGGTGGAGGCGTTTCGCCGCCGTCGCTACCGTCGCCTGGCGGTTCTGGGCGCCTGGTTCGTTCCCCTCTTTCTCTTCAGCAACCTGAACTTCTACCGGATCTCGCCGAGCACCGGTGAGGCCCAGTCCCACTATCGGCTCGGTATCATCCGGCAGTCCGAGGGGGACACGGAGGGAGCGCTCCGCGAGTATCGCCGGTCGATCGAACTGGATCCGGACTACGAGCGCTCCCGCCTCAATCTGGGTGAACTGCTCGCCGTCACCGGGGAGAGGGAGGAGGCGGAGCGGCAGTTCCGCGAGGCGATCCGCATCGCTCCGGACTACGCGAAGGCGTACGGCAACCTCGGCGCGCTCCTCTATCGGACCGACAGGCGCGAGGAGGGGAGGGCGGCTTTGGAGCGCGCGGTCGCCCTCGATCCGGAGTACGGCCGGGGCCTGCTCCACCTCGCCGTTCTCGCGTTGATCGAGGGAGAGGAAGACGGTTCTTCGCGCGCGAAGAGGGCGCTCGAGCACCTTGCGCCGGACGACCCGATACGGGGCCTGGCCGGGGAGTTCCTCGCGCGACTCGAAGAGGTGGAGACGATCGCCCGGTCGCGGAAGGCGAGGGGGCTCGATCCGTTCCCGCCGCCGGCCACGCGGGAGGCGATGGCGGCGGAGCTTCTCCGGGACCGGAGGGACACGGCGGAACTCTACGACCGGGGGGCCCGGGGGGGCGATCCGGCGGCTCTCTATTTCCGGGGCGCCGCGCTCTACAGGGCGGGGGATCTGGATGGAGCGCGCCGTGATTTCGAGGCGGCGCTGAAAAAGGCGCCGGAGATGCCTTTCCTCCACTTCGCCGTCGGCGTGCTTCGCCACAGAGAGGGGAGGCCGGACCTCGCGCTCGCCGAGTTCCTCGAGGAGACCCGCCTCCATCCCGGTTTCGCGCCGGCGTGGAAGAACGCCGCCCTGCTCACCGCCCGCTCCGGCGACAGAGAGGAAGCGCGGCGGTTGGCGGCCGAATATCTGAGGCGTGGGGGCGAGGAGGACCCGGCGATCCGCGACCTTATGGGATCCTCCTAG